One Mercurialis annua linkage group LG3, ddMerAnnu1.2, whole genome shotgun sequence DNA window includes the following coding sequences:
- the LOC126671680 gene encoding peroxisomal 2,4-dienoyl-CoA reductase [(3E)-enoyl-CoA-producing]-like: MESPFKGNILKGKVALITGGGSGIGFEISTQFGKHGASVAIMGRRKNVLDSAVSTLNSLHIPAVGFVGDVRKQGDAERVVESTFKHFGRIDILVNAAAGNFLVSPEDLSPNGFRTVMDIDAVGTFTMCHQALKYLKKGAPGRTSSGGGIILNISATLHYTAAWYQIHVSAAKAAVDAIARNLALEWGTDYDIRVNGIAPGPIGDTPGMTKLAPDDINSKARDHMPLYKLGEKWDIAMAALYLASDAGKFVNGTTVAVDGGLWLSRPRHLPKEAVKQLSRSVEKRSRDAPVGVPSSKL; the protein is encoded by the exons ATGGAGTCACCATTTAAGGGTAATATACTGAAGGGAAAAGTGGCCTTGATCACAGGAGGTGGGTCTGGAATTGGGTTTGAGATATCTACCCAGTTCGGAAAACATGGTGCCTCTGTTGCCATCATGGGCAGACGCAAAAATGTTCTTGATTCTGCTGTTTCCACTCTCAATTCCCTTCACATCCCT GCTGTTGGCTTTGTAGGGGATGTTAGGAAGCAGGGAGATGCTGAGAGAGTTGTGGAATCTacatttaaacattttggtaGGATTGACATTCTTGTCAATGCTGCAGCTGGCAATTTTCTCGTGTCGCCTGAGGATTTGTCTCCTAATGGATTTCGAACAG TTATGGATATTGATGCTGTTGGCACCTTCACAATGTGCCATCAAGCACTCAAGTATCTCAAGAAAGGAGCGCCGGGACGAACCTCCTCCGGTGGtggaattattttaaatattagtgCTACTTTGCACTATACAGCAGCTTGGTATCAAATACATGTATCTGCTGCAAAG GCAGCCGTTGATGCTATTGCTAGAAACCTGGCATTGGAGTGGGGCACGGATTATGATATTAGAGTTAACGGGATTGCTCCTGGCCCTATTGGTGATACCCCTGGCATGACGAAACTTGCACCTGATGACATAAATAGCAAAGCAAGAGACCACATGCCACTATACAAACTTGGAGAGAAATGGGACATTGCTATGGCTGCTCTCTACCTTGCTTCTGATGCGG GTAAATTTGTCAACGGAACCACTGTAGCTGTAGATGGTGGACTTTGGCTGAGCCGCCCCCGACATCTACCAAAAGAAGCTGTCAAGCAGCTTTCTCGATCCGTGGAGAAGAGATCCAGAGATGCACCTGTTGGGGTCCCATCTAGCAAGCTTTAA
- the LOC126675036 gene encoding DEAD-box ATP-dependent RNA helicase 36, translating into MEQEETQVDKDFPLFSKPSETHKPIQTIKPLKNQNPKNDPQTPQIEKVKYTNNPDSISADETTFPKLGLAEWAVQTCKELGLKRPTPVQSHCIPQILAGKDVLGIAQTGSGKTAAFALPMLHRLAEDPFGVFALVITPTRELAFQLAEQFRALGSCLHLRCAVVVGGMDMLTQAKALISRPHVVIATPGRVKVLLEQNPDIASVFSKTKFLVLDEADRVLDVGFEDELRVVFQSLPKDRQTLLFSATMTSNLESLLEVSANRAYFYEAYEGFQTVDTLKQQYVFVPKNVKDVYLVYILSKMEDMGIRSAMIFVSTCRTCHLLSLLLEELDQEPAALHSFKSQSLRLSALHRFKSGQASLLIATDVASRGLDIPTVDLVINYDIPRYPRDYVHRVGRTARAGRGGLAVSFITENDVDLIHEIEAVVGKQMEQFDCKENDVLSDITKVYKAKRVATMKMMDDGFEEKEKERKRQKVKTMEEKGMLKKKRKRKIPKSADK; encoded by the exons ATGGAGCAAGAAGAAACCCAAGTCGACAAAGATTTTCCTCTCTTCTCTAAACCATCAGAAACCCATAAACCAATTCAAACCATTAAACCCCTGAAAAACCAAAACCCTAAAAATGACCCTCAAACCCCACAAATCGAGAAGGTCAAATACACCAACAATCCTGATTCCATCTCAGCTGATGAAACAACTTTTCCCAAGCTGGGTCTGGCTGAATGGGCGGTTCAAACCTGCAAAGAGCTGGGTTTGAAGCGGCCAACGCCAGTCCAATCCCATTGCATACCACAAATATTGGCGGGTAAGGACGTGCTAGGGATTGCACAGACGGGTAGTGGTAAAACGGCGGCGTTTGCGCTGCCAATGCTGCACCGTTTGGCAGAGGACCCATTCGGGGTTTTCGCACTCGTGATTACGCCTACTAGAGAATTGGCTTTTCAATTAGCGGAGCAGTTTCGCGCATTGGGGTCTTGTTTGCATTTGCGGTGTGCTGTGGTTGTTGGTGGTATGGATATGCTGACTCAGGCTAAAGCTTTGATTAGTAGACCTCATGTTGTTATTGCTACGCCTGGGCGAGTTAAGGTTCTGTTGGAGCAGAATCCTGACATTGCTTCGGTTTTTTCTAAAACTAAG TTCCTAGTTTTGGATGAAGCTGATAGAGTTCTGGACGTTGGATTTGAAGATGAGTTAAGAGTTGTGTTTCAGAGTTTACCAAAAGATCGTCAAACGTTATTGTTTTCTGCTACAATGACAAGTAATTTGGAATCACTGCTTGAGGTTTCTGCGAATAGGGCATACTTTTATGAGGCTTATGAaggcttccagacagttgataCTCTTAAACAGCAATACGTTTTCGTCCCTAAGAATGTCAAGGATGTTTATCTTGTTTACATTTTATCTAAAATGGAAGATATGGGTATTCGATCTGCCATGATATTTGTTTCGACCTGCAG GACTTGTCATCTTTTAAGTTTATTACTGGAAGAACTTGATCAGGAACCAGCAGCATTACATTCATTTAAATCACAGTCTCTCAGACTTTCTGCACTACATCGATTCAAATCTGGACAAGCTTCGTTATTGATTGCAACTGATGTTGCCAGCCGTGGTTTGGACATTCCTACTGTTGATCTTGTTATCAATTATGATATTCCAAG GTATCCAAGAGATTATGTTCATCGTGTTGGGCGTACTGCTAGAGCAGGCAGAGGAGGACTGGCTGTGAGTTTTATTACTGAG AACGATGTAGATCTCATTCATGAGATAGAAGCTGTTGTTGGAAAACAAATGGAGCAATTTGATTGCAAAGAAAACGATGTTCTTTCCGATATTACAAAG GTTTACAAAGCGAAACGGGTGGCGACGATGAAGATGATGGATGACGGGTTTGAGGAGAAAGAGAAGGAAAGGAAAAGGCAAAAAGTGAAAACAATGGAAGAAAAAGGAATgttaaagaagaagagaaagagaaaaatacCAAAATCTGCAGATAAATAG
- the LOC126672973 gene encoding SKP1-like protein 14 codes for MQMALAVLRSIMQNSDKNVFLCFDFPFNANILRIIPKFLVTNFHMSSPTVNQNLDALYAASAAPPPAISGKKITLKTEENSLVEVEEEVAMEFAIVKDLFTAEEEGKSSTGTVVPLPKVSAKTLSPIIAYCRKHLEMRKLKQDKNKDMKEKCDKAFVKHLNNEDLKEILLAVNYLEIKYLFDALNTAIAERISNKSVEYARRFFGIECDYTPQELHRLRNETSWAYERLDSDDDDFVF; via the exons ATGCAGATGGCATTGGCAGTTCTTCGTAGCATAATGCAAAATTCAGATAAGAatgtttttctttgttttgattttccTTTCAATGCGAACATTCTTAGA ATAATTCCCAAATTTCTCGTAACAAATTTCCACATGTCGTCCCCCACCGTCAATCAAAACCTCGACGCACTCTACGCCGCCtcagctgctcctcctccggcCATCTCCGGAAAGAAAATCACACTGAAAACAGAGGAAAATAGCCTCGTCGAAGTGGAAGAAGAGGTAGCAATGGAATTCGCAATCGTGAAAGACCTCTTCACCGCTGAAGAAGAAGGAAAATCATCAACCGGAACAGTCGTGCCGCTGCCAAAAGTCTCCGCGAAAACTCTGTCGCCAATAATCGCCTACTGCCGGAAGCACTTGGAGATGAGAAAATTGAAGCAGGACAAGAATAAAGATATGAAGGAAAAATGTGATAAGGCGTTCGTAAAACACTTGAACAATGAGGATCTTAAGGAGATTTTATTAGCAGTTAATTACCTTGAGATTAAGTATCTTTTCGACGCGCTTAATACTGCGATTGCTGAGCGGATTTCGAATAAGAGTGTTGAGTACGCTAGAAGGTTTTTTGGTATCGAGTGTGATTATACTCCTCAGGAACTGCACAGGCTTCGTAATGAGACTAGCTGGGCTTATGAACGTCTTGATTCTGACGACGACGATTTCGTCTTCTAG
- the LOC126674136 gene encoding nuclear transcription factor Y subunit C-2 — MDQSEEGQQQPSQQQPGMGVVAGAAQMAYSTSPYQTAAMMASGAPAMTVPSPTQPLPSFSNPPHQLTYQQAQHFHNQQQQQQQQQLQMFWANQMQEVEQTIDFKNHSLPLARIKKIMKADEDVRMISAEAPVIFAKACEMFILELTLRSWIHTEENKRRTLQKNDIAAAISRTDVFDFLVDIIPRDELKEEGLGVSKATIPMVGSPVDMPYYYVPPQHPVGHPGMIMGKPDQAAVYGGQQPRPPMAFMPWPQTQLHQQQPQQQQSDD; from the coding sequence ATGGATCAATCAGAAGAAGGGCAACAGCAACCGTCGCAGCAGCAGCCTGGGATGGGTGTCGTAGCTGGTGCTGCTCAGATGGCCTATAGTACCTCTCCCTACCAAACTGCTGCGATGATGGCTTCTGGAGCGCCTGCCATGACAGTTCCTTCTCCAACTCAGCCACTGCCCAGTTTCTCTAATCCCCCGCACCAACTTACTTATCAACAGGCCCAGCACTTCCATAATCAACAGCAGCAACAACAGCAGCAGCAGCTTCAAATGTTTTGGGCCAACCAAATGCAAGAAGTCGAGCAAACAATTGACTTCAAGAATCACAGCCTTCCGCTTGctcgaattaaaaaaattatgaaagcCGATGAAGATGTGCGAATGATTTCAGCAGAGGCTCCCGTTATATTTGCGAAAGCATGTGAAATGTTCATCTTGGAGCTGACACTCCGCTCATGGATTCACACAGAGGAGAACAAGCGGAGGACACTACAAAAGAATGATATTGCAGCTGCAATTTCGAGGACCGATGTTTTTGATTTCTTGGTTGATATTATTCCTAGAGACGAGTTAAAAGAAGAGGGATTAGGCGTAAGCAAGGCTACTATTCCCATGGTTGGTTCTCCCGTTGACATGCCGTATTACTACGTTCCGCCACAGCATCCCGTGGGACATCCAGGGATGATCATGGGGAAGCCCGATCAAGCCGCAGTCTACGGAGGGCAGCAGCCAAGGCCACCCATGGCGTTCATGCCATGGCCGCAGACTCAACTTCACCAGCAACAGCCTCAACAGCAGCAAAGCGATGACTAA